Proteins from one Bdellovibrio svalbardensis genomic window:
- the miaA gene encoding tRNA (adenosine(37)-N6)-dimethylallyltransferase MiaA: protein MKKNKPVIFVVGATATGKSEWALKLAQEFKGVIINCDSVQLYKKLDIGSAKPSKEEQALVPHYLLDYISPPEEMTAGNYARDFFACMERIPEGTPVFVVGGTGFYFMAIEKGMYPVTKVSPELKEQVEKEIAEQGGAEKLHRELTQADPEYAAKIHLSDHYRIGRAIEMIRSQGKSVTQIQKEFEDQRVEFPYPLLKLGPTWDREVLRARIRQRCQIMLDRGLIAEVRQLLDEGLESWAPMSSVGYKEAIQFLHGELTETELLEELSINTAQLAKRQRTWFQRDKEIHWFDGSSGYTEARSLVEKFLKT, encoded by the coding sequence ATGAAAAAGAATAAGCCTGTGATCTTTGTCGTTGGAGCAACGGCCACTGGGAAATCCGAGTGGGCGTTGAAGCTTGCGCAAGAGTTCAAAGGCGTCATCATTAACTGCGACTCTGTTCAGCTCTATAAAAAGTTGGATATTGGTTCGGCCAAGCCTTCGAAAGAAGAGCAAGCCCTGGTGCCGCATTATCTGTTGGACTATATCTCTCCTCCAGAGGAAATGACGGCGGGAAACTACGCACGTGATTTCTTTGCATGCATGGAGCGGATCCCCGAAGGCACGCCGGTGTTTGTCGTGGGTGGTACAGGTTTCTATTTTATGGCCATTGAAAAGGGCATGTATCCTGTCACCAAAGTTTCCCCCGAGTTGAAAGAACAGGTGGAAAAGGAAATTGCTGAACAAGGTGGGGCTGAAAAGCTTCATCGCGAGTTGACTCAGGCCGATCCAGAATATGCGGCAAAGATTCATCTGTCCGATCACTATCGCATTGGTCGGGCGATTGAGATGATTCGCAGTCAGGGTAAAAGTGTTACGCAAATTCAAAAAGAGTTTGAAGATCAGCGAGTTGAATTTCCCTACCCACTTTTAAAGTTGGGGCCGACTTGGGATCGGGAAGTTCTAAGGGCGCGCATTCGGCAGCGCTGTCAAATTATGCTGGATCGAGGTTTGATCGCAGAGGTGCGCCAACTCCTCGACGAAGGTTTGGAATCTTGGGCCCCGATGAGCAGTGTTGGCTATAAAGAAGCCATTCAGTTCCTACATGGTGAATTGACGGAAACTGAGTTACTTGAGGAGCTTTCGATTAATACTGCTCAATTGGCTAAAAGACAAAGAACATGGTTTCAAAGAGATAAAGAGATTCATTGGTTTGACGGGAGTTCGGGTTATACAGAGGCGCGATCTCTGGTCGAGAAATTTCTCAAAACTTGA
- the mutL gene encoding DNA mismatch repair endonuclease MutL has translation MSDIHVLSPEVVDQIAAGEVVERPAHLVKELVENSIDAKATRVHVEFFDGGRIVKVIDNGKGMSPEDLPKSLERFATSKISKTDDLWKLKTFGFRGEALASIASVSKITLTSRREGDEQAHQLVSEYGKKSEIDKVGGSQGTTILMENLFENTPARLKFLKSDAAENTAIKTTLKAMALSHFDVEFRIQENGKLVNFWPACKSRKDRVEQILEIKPMYEGEAVRENVKAYAVFADPHNVAKTARNIWMFAQNRWIQDRSLQAAVNEAYRSLLMHGEYPIAAVWVEVDPDCVDVNIHPTKSQVKFQNPSLAFRAVAGALRSTLEQAPWIPKTAGAAANSGVNSHLSAEFQANDFNSNFKSTEGLPNFAKQMPAMPKENLSFEDASLSVTQFQKKDFSFPTTVNQPKIDYQTLAQAAESRQDFAGPQTSNSSEVPEARGYWSSLEVLGQANLTYIVTQNREKIVFVDQHAAHERVAFERLMSAWKGGKIDIQDFLFPLAIDMSPEKVEAILTLSKEIERLGVFIEALGPGTVGVKSAPLFIKDTILGNVLDRMAGEVVEQGGSYSLERAVGDICATMACHSVVRAGQALSVDQMKNLLREMDQFPLSSFCPHGRPVSVEYPFYKLEKDFGRIV, from the coding sequence ATGTCTGATATCCACGTTTTATCTCCAGAAGTTGTCGACCAAATCGCTGCCGGCGAGGTGGTTGAGCGGCCAGCCCATTTGGTTAAAGAACTTGTTGAAAACAGCATCGATGCGAAAGCAACGCGAGTGCATGTGGAGTTCTTTGATGGCGGACGCATTGTTAAAGTCATCGACAATGGCAAGGGGATGTCTCCGGAAGACTTGCCTAAATCTTTAGAGCGATTTGCAACCAGCAAAATTTCAAAAACAGATGATCTTTGGAAGTTAAAAACTTTTGGATTCCGTGGCGAAGCCTTGGCCAGTATTGCGTCAGTCAGCAAAATCACGCTGACATCACGCCGTGAAGGTGACGAGCAGGCTCATCAGTTGGTCAGTGAGTATGGTAAGAAAAGTGAGATCGACAAGGTTGGTGGTTCCCAAGGGACAACAATCTTGATGGAGAATCTTTTTGAAAACACTCCGGCGCGCTTGAAGTTTTTGAAATCTGATGCGGCTGAAAATACAGCCATCAAAACCACTTTGAAAGCGATGGCCTTATCGCATTTTGATGTCGAATTCCGCATTCAGGAAAATGGCAAGTTGGTGAACTTCTGGCCCGCTTGTAAATCACGCAAAGATCGTGTTGAACAAATTCTTGAGATTAAGCCCATGTATGAGGGCGAAGCTGTGAGGGAAAATGTGAAGGCCTACGCGGTTTTTGCGGATCCCCATAACGTCGCCAAAACAGCTCGTAATATTTGGATGTTTGCGCAGAATCGTTGGATTCAGGATCGCAGTTTGCAAGCGGCCGTGAATGAAGCTTATCGCAGTCTTCTTATGCACGGCGAGTATCCGATTGCTGCTGTTTGGGTTGAAGTCGATCCCGACTGCGTTGACGTGAATATTCATCCGACAAAATCACAAGTGAAATTTCAAAACCCTTCTTTGGCATTTAGAGCGGTGGCGGGTGCTTTGCGTTCAACGTTAGAGCAAGCTCCGTGGATCCCAAAAACGGCGGGGGCTGCAGCGAATAGCGGTGTGAACTCCCATCTGTCAGCAGAATTTCAGGCCAATGATTTTAATTCGAACTTTAAGTCGACAGAAGGTCTTCCGAATTTTGCGAAGCAAATGCCGGCGATGCCCAAAGAGAATCTTTCTTTTGAAGACGCAAGTTTGAGTGTGACCCAATTCCAGAAAAAAGATTTTTCATTCCCAACGACTGTGAATCAGCCCAAAATTGACTATCAAACTTTGGCGCAAGCGGCGGAATCCCGTCAGGATTTTGCAGGCCCTCAGACTTCAAATTCTTCTGAAGTTCCCGAAGCACGGGGGTATTGGTCTTCCCTGGAAGTTTTGGGGCAGGCGAATTTAACTTATATCGTGACCCAGAATCGCGAGAAGATCGTTTTCGTTGATCAGCACGCCGCCCACGAGCGCGTCGCATTTGAAAGACTGATGAGTGCCTGGAAGGGTGGAAAAATTGATATTCAAGATTTCCTGTTCCCGCTGGCAATTGATATGTCTCCGGAAAAAGTCGAAGCGATTTTGACCCTGTCTAAAGAGATCGAGCGTCTCGGTGTCTTTATCGAAGCGTTGGGGCCAGGCACTGTGGGTGTGAAATCAGCCCCTTTATTTATTAAAGACACTATTCTGGGAAATGTCCTGGACCGCATGGCTGGCGAAGTTGTTGAGCAGGGTGGAAGTTATTCTTTGGAACGAGCCGTGGGCGATATTTGCGCCACCATGGCCTGCCACTCAGTGGTCCGTGCGGGGCAAGCTTTGAGTGTGGATCAGATGAAGAATCTTCTTCGTGAAATGGATCAGTTCCCACTTTCAAGTTTCTGCCCTCATGGGCGTCCGGTGAGTGTCGAGTATCCGTTCTATAAATTGGAAAAAGATTTTGGTCGAATTGTTTGA
- a CDS encoding SH3 domain-containing protein, with product MFGSCVLNRGVSLLFVTLLFPVFVWAQAQQGTVVGDEAQVYQDPDFDSPIITVVPMGSVYSISKAKKGPFYKIRVKPGTVGWIVDSDIHPGVFKVTPETQAEVEKLKEQQALESKKRPFFATRYWGPVAEYLNYTEDTMGDERSAGTLFYGLKWNGYNTIFSGEIYTDAEILFHSGAPSYYQDLTGQSAGGFIVNANFLLQTVSSVSKSMLFYYGFGPTWRYSHFDLHLTNGSTVSEYSADDMALGILFDVGVGYRIGRVSVRTDARYYWEKNKYYGLGVNLGWEF from the coding sequence GTGTTTGGCTCATGCGTTTTAAATAGAGGAGTCTCACTCCTCTTCGTTACGCTCTTATTTCCGGTCTTTGTCTGGGCACAAGCTCAGCAGGGAACCGTCGTTGGCGATGAAGCTCAAGTTTATCAGGATCCTGATTTTGATTCTCCGATTATAACCGTAGTCCCGATGGGATCCGTCTACAGCATTTCCAAAGCCAAAAAAGGCCCTTTCTATAAGATTCGTGTCAAACCGGGGACTGTGGGGTGGATCGTTGATTCTGATATTCATCCAGGAGTCTTTAAGGTAACTCCGGAAACCCAGGCCGAAGTTGAAAAGCTGAAAGAGCAGCAAGCGTTAGAGAGTAAAAAGCGTCCGTTTTTTGCGACTCGCTATTGGGGGCCGGTGGCCGAGTATTTGAATTATACAGAAGACACCATGGGCGACGAGCGCTCCGCTGGGACTCTTTTCTATGGTCTGAAGTGGAACGGCTACAATACAATTTTTAGCGGTGAAATTTACACCGATGCAGAGATTTTATTTCATAGCGGCGCTCCCAGTTACTATCAAGACCTCACGGGGCAAAGTGCTGGCGGCTTTATCGTTAATGCGAATTTTCTTTTACAAACAGTCAGTTCTGTCAGCAAGTCGATGTTGTTTTACTATGGCTTCGGTCCGACCTGGCGCTATTCGCATTTTGACCTTCATCTGACAAATGGTTCGACGGTGAGTGAGTACTCCGCTGACGATATGGCGCTGGGTATTCTCTTTGATGTCGGTGTCGGCTATCGCATTGGCAGAGTTTCAGTGCGCACAGACGCCCGCTACTATTGGGAAAAAAATAAATACTATGGCCTGGGCGTGAATCTCGGCTGGGAGTTTTAA
- a CDS encoding polyprenol monophosphomannose synthase has product MKTLVIVPTYNEKENVQTIVPAILAQNLGVEILVVDDNSPDGTGAIVREMQKSLPQLHLLSRPGKQGLGKAYIAGFRWGMDHGFDALVEMDADFSHRPEDLGPLIKTMQANDFAVGSRYVEGGRTVNWGLMRKIISRGGGIYSRLILGFPLNDWTGGFNAWKKEVLHGIDLSTVESNGYSFQIELKYKALKKGFKGAESPIVFEDRRVGQSKMSMKIVIEAFYRVWLMRFK; this is encoded by the coding sequence ATGAAAACATTGGTCATTGTTCCTACCTATAATGAGAAAGAAAATGTGCAAACAATTGTGCCGGCTATTTTGGCGCAAAACCTGGGAGTTGAAATCCTGGTTGTGGATGACAATTCTCCGGATGGCACGGGTGCAATCGTTCGAGAGATGCAAAAATCCCTTCCGCAGTTACATCTTCTCTCTCGCCCTGGAAAACAGGGGTTGGGAAAAGCTTATATCGCCGGATTTCGCTGGGGTATGGATCATGGTTTTGACGCCTTGGTTGAAATGGATGCGGATTTTTCTCACCGCCCGGAAGATCTCGGACCTTTGATTAAGACTATGCAGGCCAATGATTTTGCGGTGGGTTCTCGTTATGTCGAAGGTGGCAGAACCGTGAACTGGGGTCTTATGCGTAAGATTATTTCTCGTGGTGGCGGGATTTATTCTCGTTTGATTTTAGGTTTTCCGTTGAACGACTGGACAGGCGGCTTCAATGCGTGGAAGAAGGAAGTTCTTCATGGCATCGATCTTTCGACAGTGGAGTCCAATGGCTACAGCTTTCAAATTGAACTTAAATACAAGGCTTTGAAAAAAGGTTTCAAAGGAGCAGAGTCTCCGATCGTGTTTGAAGATCGTCGCGTTGGTCAAAGTAAAATGTCCATGAAAATTGTGATCGAGGCGTTCTATCGTGTTTGGCTCATGCGTTTTAAATAG
- a CDS encoding lipase family protein: MDVLLIVLSLFVFTVALAVFSNRTRARKEIPFELHPNCLLTRWPLLFVTGPRSFFYFDTYWNGYTSYLAEHGYEVFKLQLPWNKSEYRQKRFLEFLTQQESLGRKFHLFVDSPTYAEMETLLRTHKFSSIISLTEITAPDEDHFSNSLKALPFPFATVETVPSRHTSVLSRLTYGLHVASLTRFKLPSLSTLGACEDTALLNGRLLLERANTLAETDLRD, from the coding sequence GTGGATGTCCTTTTAATTGTTCTTTCTCTATTTGTTTTTACGGTGGCCCTAGCTGTCTTCTCTAATCGCACTCGGGCCCGCAAAGAAATCCCCTTCGAACTTCATCCCAATTGTCTTTTAACTCGTTGGCCTCTTCTGTTTGTAACCGGCCCCCGCAGCTTCTTTTACTTCGACACCTATTGGAATGGCTATACCTCTTATCTGGCTGAACACGGCTACGAAGTTTTCAAACTCCAGTTACCCTGGAACAAGAGCGAATATCGCCAGAAGCGTTTTCTGGAGTTTCTCACTCAGCAAGAAAGCCTCGGACGGAAGTTTCATCTTTTTGTGGACAGTCCGACCTATGCAGAAATGGAAACACTCTTACGGACACACAAGTTCTCTTCGATTATCAGTCTGACTGAAATCACTGCTCCCGATGAAGACCATTTTTCAAACTCATTGAAAGCTTTGCCTTTTCCATTTGCGACTGTGGAGACTGTCCCTTCTCGTCATACATCCGTGCTAAGCAGATTAACCTATGGACTTCATGTTGCCTCTTTGACGAGATTCAAACTTCCTTCATTAAGCACCCTGGGGGCCTGTGAAGACACGGCACTTCTAAACGGTCGTCTCCTTTTGGAACGCGCAAACACCTTGGCCGAAACTGATTTGCGCGACTAA
- a CDS encoding Yip1 family protein gives MSDYRDVTPNQQQDSTQNAKEVVKYIVDYLRHPIHKIKVIPDWNWTTLIITLVAVSMISGVISGIVPPNFFRIMSGIIVSPLVAVVTGFIGSMFVYYYFQVFEKRTCSLRKIFTLILFADIPFFIFQTGSELIPPITLVGFAFTSLLMAVGLTENFQMEKRRALRLVTILFAIVFVLWLWNRIDASRL, from the coding sequence ATGAGCGACTACAGAGATGTGACACCAAATCAGCAGCAAGATTCCACTCAAAATGCCAAAGAGGTCGTCAAATATATCGTCGACTACCTCCGACATCCCATTCACAAAATCAAAGTCATCCCTGACTGGAACTGGACAACGTTGATCATTACTCTGGTCGCCGTCTCCATGATTTCCGGAGTTATCTCTGGCATCGTGCCACCTAATTTTTTCCGCATCATGAGTGGCATTATCGTCTCGCCATTAGTGGCCGTCGTCACAGGCTTCATCGGTTCAATGTTTGTGTATTATTATTTCCAGGTTTTTGAAAAGCGCACCTGTTCGCTTCGCAAGATCTTCACATTGATCTTATTCGCGGATATTCCGTTCTTCATTTTCCAAACCGGCAGCGAACTGATCCCACCTATCACCTTGGTAGGCTTCGCATTCACATCTTTGCTGATGGCCGTTGGTTTGACTGAAAACTTCCAAATGGAAAAACGCCGCGCCCTGCGCCTGGTAACAATTCTATTCGCCATCGTTTTTGTTTTGTGGCTGTGGAATAGAATCGACGCTTCTCGCCTTTAA
- the dut gene encoding dUTP diphosphatase — MNKLTVKIKKLDNFHGELPAYQSAGASGVDVRAQLSGPVTLKPGERAMIPTGLSFEIPLGFEIQARPRSGWAAKSGLTVLNTPGTIDADYRGEVKIIVINLGNEPVTISDQERCAQLVVAPVYQATFELVNELSDTERGAGGFGSTGRA, encoded by the coding sequence ATGAATAAACTCACAGTAAAAATTAAAAAACTTGATAACTTCCACGGTGAACTTCCTGCATATCAATCTGCAGGTGCTAGTGGTGTTGACGTGCGCGCACAACTTTCAGGTCCAGTGACTTTGAAACCTGGCGAGCGTGCGATGATTCCTACAGGCTTGAGCTTCGAGATTCCACTGGGTTTCGAAATCCAAGCACGTCCGCGCAGTGGTTGGGCCGCAAAAAGTGGACTGACTGTTTTGAATACGCCGGGCACCATCGATGCCGACTATCGTGGTGAAGTGAAAATCATCGTGATCAATCTTGGCAATGAACCTGTGACCATTAGCGATCAAGAGCGTTGCGCTCAGCTTGTCGTGGCTCCGGTTTATCAAGCAACTTTTGAATTGGTGAACGAGCTTTCCGACACTGAACGTGGTGCTGGTGGTTTCGGATCTACTGGTAGAGCTTAA
- a CDS encoding M16 family metallopeptidase, whose translation MNTKFKKSELPNGIRVMSEFHPGSRAVSIGVWVLTGTRDEVPEIAGMSHLLEHLVFKGTDSRSAYQIAKSLEALGGDLNAYTTREYTCYHALVLKDHWQKALDVLSDLVSHMHLTQKEFGLEKGVILQEIAMSEDNHEDVIYDIFYDQVYGNHPLGRPILGTPKSIALMNQKQVMTYYKKNYTGKNIIISAAGCLDHEEFMAGVQKHLGKKPKYAQKNTRKKPRWMKRRHVVEKQAEQVHMLMGLPTASFKDQYRFEAVILNTLLGGGMTSKLYQSVREKKGLVYSIFSSLNTNIDSGMLNIYAGTEAKNVRKVGDLISKEFAKIRKSGVTKNDVEMFKTQVTGSILLGSDDIENRMTSLAVNEMVFGEYRSVESVIEEINEVTVDSVNYYLRNEIDLGQASGVLLGPGVNDLKEWWGDLEL comes from the coding sequence ATGAATACTAAGTTCAAAAAATCTGAGCTACCAAACGGGATCCGGGTGATGAGTGAATTTCATCCAGGGTCCCGTGCCGTTTCTATCGGTGTCTGGGTATTGACGGGAACTCGTGATGAGGTCCCTGAGATTGCCGGTATGTCGCATCTTCTTGAGCATCTTGTGTTCAAGGGAACTGACTCCAGATCTGCCTATCAAATCGCGAAATCATTGGAAGCCCTTGGTGGTGACCTCAATGCCTATACCACGCGTGAATACACTTGTTACCATGCTCTGGTTTTGAAGGATCATTGGCAGAAGGCGCTCGATGTCCTTTCGGACTTAGTGTCTCATATGCATTTGACGCAAAAAGAGTTTGGCCTTGAAAAAGGTGTGATCTTGCAAGAGATCGCGATGTCCGAGGATAATCATGAAGACGTGATCTATGATATTTTCTATGATCAAGTTTATGGAAACCATCCCTTGGGCAGGCCCATTCTTGGGACTCCAAAGTCGATCGCTTTGATGAATCAAAAACAGGTGATGACTTATTATAAAAAGAACTACACGGGCAAGAACATCATCATCAGTGCAGCAGGCTGCCTTGATCATGAGGAGTTCATGGCTGGAGTTCAAAAGCATCTCGGTAAGAAACCCAAGTACGCACAAAAAAACACCCGTAAAAAGCCACGCTGGATGAAACGACGCCATGTCGTGGAAAAACAGGCTGAGCAAGTGCATATGTTGATGGGCTTACCGACGGCAAGTTTCAAAGATCAATATCGCTTTGAAGCGGTCATTTTAAACACCCTTTTGGGTGGTGGGATGACGTCGAAGCTTTATCAAAGTGTTCGCGAAAAGAAGGGACTCGTTTATTCGATCTTCTCTAGCTTGAACACCAATATCGACTCCGGAATGTTGAACATCTATGCGGGCACTGAAGCTAAAAATGTTCGCAAAGTCGGTGATTTGATTTCTAAAGAGTTCGCAAAAATTCGCAAAAGCGGCGTGACGAAAAACGACGTTGAGATGTTTAAGACTCAGGTGACGGGTAGTATCCTGCTGGGATCTGACGATATTGAAAATCGTATGACCTCATTGGCCGTCAATGAAATGGTCTTTGGAGAGTATCGCTCTGTTGAATCAGTGATTGAAGAAATCAATGAAGTCACAGTGGACTCTGTGAACTATTACTTGCGCAATGAAATTGACCTCGGTCAGGCTTCCGGTGTTTTGCTTGGGCCTGGCGTGAATGACCTTAAAGAGTGGTGGGGAGACCTAGAACTATGA
- the pnp gene encoding polyribonucleotide nucleotidyltransferase yields MKTTVTTSVGGKQITIETGRLAKQADGSALVTCGNNMVLVTAVSSKKASELDFFPLTVEYIEKFYATGKIPGGYFKREAKPTNDAVLIARLIDRPIRPSFPEGYRHETQIVATVLSADGAFPLEILASLGASAALHVSDIPFNGPTAAIQIGRVDGQFVANPTPQQMEKSDMDMIVAGTRNGLLMVEGETKFISEADVLAALKFGHQSMMPLLNAQDELREKMGSTAKRAFTAPTIDADFKTKAEAILKPKIAAALAIKEKQDRYAAGYAAQAEAEKMLLADIADKDLLKQRKKDINTIVEELKYHEARSMILDRAVRIDGRDVKTVRPIANEVGLLPRAHGSGLFTRGETQVLGTVTLGTGDDEQMVDSLLGMQKRKFMLHYNFPPYSVGEVGRMSGTGRREIGHGNLAERALKAVLPDYEKFPYTIRIVAEVLESNGSSSMGTVCSGTTALLDAGVPLKANVAGVAMGLIKEGNRVAVLTDILGDEDHLGDMDFKVAGSNQGITALQMDIKIDSVSFDVMEQALAQAKEGRSHILNEMEKVIKTPRGQISEYAPRIETIKIRPDKIREVIGSGGKVIRGITEATGVKIEIQDDGTINIASADPLATKKAIAMINDIVAEAEVGKIYQGRVVKIAEFGAFVEILPNTQGLLHISEISNERVRAVTDVLKEGEIIDVKVLEVDRSGRVKLSRKAVLN; encoded by the coding sequence ATGAAAACGACTGTAACTACTTCGGTAGGTGGAAAACAGATCACCATCGAAACAGGCCGTTTGGCAAAACAAGCGGATGGTTCCGCACTAGTCACTTGTGGTAACAACATGGTTCTTGTTACAGCAGTGTCTTCTAAAAAAGCTTCTGAGCTTGATTTCTTCCCTTTGACAGTTGAATACATCGAAAAATTCTACGCTACAGGTAAAATTCCTGGTGGCTATTTCAAACGTGAAGCAAAACCAACTAATGATGCGGTTTTGATCGCTCGTTTGATCGACCGTCCAATTCGTCCTTCTTTCCCTGAAGGCTACCGTCATGAAACACAAATCGTGGCGACAGTGCTTTCTGCAGACGGCGCATTCCCTCTAGAAATTCTTGCAAGCTTGGGAGCTTCAGCAGCTCTTCACGTTTCTGATATTCCATTCAACGGTCCAACTGCTGCGATCCAAATCGGTCGCGTAGATGGTCAATTCGTTGCAAATCCAACTCCGCAACAAATGGAAAAATCTGATATGGATATGATCGTTGCGGGAACTCGCAATGGTCTATTGATGGTTGAAGGTGAAACGAAATTCATCTCTGAAGCAGACGTTTTGGCTGCTTTGAAATTCGGTCATCAATCAATGATGCCTTTGTTGAATGCGCAAGATGAATTGCGTGAGAAAATGGGCTCTACTGCGAAACGTGCTTTCACAGCTCCAACGATCGATGCAGACTTCAAAACTAAAGCGGAAGCTATTTTGAAACCTAAAATCGCTGCAGCTTTGGCGATCAAAGAAAAACAAGATCGTTATGCTGCTGGTTATGCGGCTCAAGCTGAAGCAGAGAAAATGCTTCTTGCTGATATCGCAGATAAAGATTTGTTGAAACAACGTAAAAAAGACATCAACACTATCGTGGAAGAACTTAAATACCACGAAGCTCGTTCAATGATCTTGGACAGAGCGGTTCGTATCGACGGTCGTGACGTAAAAACTGTACGTCCTATCGCGAATGAAGTTGGTTTGTTGCCACGTGCTCACGGATCTGGTCTTTTCACTCGTGGTGAGACTCAAGTTCTAGGCACAGTAACTTTGGGTACTGGTGATGATGAGCAAATGGTTGATTCATTGCTTGGCATGCAAAAACGTAAGTTCATGCTTCACTACAACTTCCCTCCATACTCTGTAGGTGAAGTGGGTCGTATGAGCGGAACAGGTCGTCGCGAAATCGGTCACGGAAACTTGGCTGAACGTGCGTTGAAGGCTGTTCTTCCAGATTACGAAAAGTTCCCATACACAATCCGTATCGTAGCTGAAGTTTTGGAATCAAATGGATCTTCTTCAATGGGTACTGTTTGCTCTGGTACGACAGCGTTGTTAGATGCTGGTGTGCCTTTGAAAGCTAACGTTGCCGGTGTGGCAATGGGCCTTATCAAAGAAGGAAACCGCGTTGCTGTTTTGACTGACATCTTGGGTGATGAAGATCACTTGGGTGACATGGACTTCAAAGTAGCGGGATCTAATCAAGGTATCACGGCTCTTCAAATGGATATCAAAATTGACTCTGTCTCATTCGACGTTATGGAACAAGCTTTGGCGCAAGCTAAAGAAGGTCGTTCTCATATCTTGAATGAAATGGAAAAAGTGATCAAAACTCCACGTGGACAAATCTCTGAGTATGCTCCACGTATCGAGACGATCAAAATCAGACCAGACAAGATCCGCGAAGTTATCGGTTCTGGCGGTAAAGTTATCCGTGGAATCACTGAAGCAACTGGCGTGAAAATCGAAATCCAAGACGATGGAACGATCAACATTGCTTCTGCAGATCCATTGGCAACAAAAAAGGCTATTGCAATGATCAACGACATCGTTGCTGAAGCTGAAGTAGGCAAAATCTACCAAGGTCGCGTTGTAAAAATCGCGGAATTCGGTGCCTTTGTTGAAATCTTGCCGAACACTCAAGGTTTGTTGCACATCTCTGAAATCTCAAATGAAAGAGTGCGCGCAGTTACTGACGTACTTAAAGAGGGTGAGATTATTGACGTGAAAGTTCTTGAAGTAGACCGTTCTGGTCGCGTGAAACTTTCTCGCAAGGCTGTTCTTAACTAA
- the rpsO gene encoding 30S ribosomal protein S15 — protein sequence MAVTKEQTQQIIKKFQTSDLDTGSAEVQIALLTARINDLTGHFSKHKKDFHGRRGLVTLVNQRRKLLDYLHRKDATSYQAVLKALDIRK from the coding sequence ATGGCAGTCACTAAAGAACAAACACAGCAAATCATCAAAAAATTCCAAACTAGCGACCTAGATACTGGTTCTGCAGAAGTGCAAATCGCTCTTTTGACAGCTAGAATCAACGATTTGACTGGTCACTTTTCTAAGCACAAAAAAGATTTCCACGGTCGTCGTGGTCTTGTAACTTTGGTTAACCAAAGAAGAAAACTTTTGGATTACCTTCACCGTAAAGACGCTACGTCTTACCAAGCTGTTCTTAAAGCTTTGGATATCCGTAAGTAA
- the truB gene encoding tRNA pseudouridine(55) synthase TruB: MMSRNTPTESECKLFNGLLLVDKPSGISSHDVVARLRRILGTRSVGHSGTLDPMASGLMACLINEGTKLSQYILEGDKGYRVRMQFGVRTDTLDTTGEVLETKPVGKLEKEMLLHEAFKLSGEMEVEVPIYSAIKIQGKKLYEYAREEKEVVIPKKVMNFWDIEFLGMGEDWAEFNLRCSKGSYIRTWVDLLGQAMGPGAAMSALRRTYSAPYVLEQAQTLELIEDCVKKGTFGPAFVSMEVSLPQIKRIRVKGQDQVLLGNGQISHDLRAQLISLFKPDEDQYIQILAQDSGKLLALIGLESGRGFVLKRVFKY, translated from the coding sequence ATGATGAGTAGAAATACTCCGACGGAGTCGGAGTGCAAGCTGTTTAACGGTCTGCTGTTGGTTGATAAGCCATCAGGGATTTCCAGTCATGACGTGGTCGCACGTCTTCGTCGTATTTTAGGTACAAGATCCGTGGGTCATTCGGGGACTTTAGATCCCATGGCCTCCGGTTTGATGGCCTGTTTGATTAACGAAGGCACAAAACTGAGCCAATATATTCTTGAAGGTGACAAAGGCTACCGGGTTCGTATGCAGTTCGGTGTTCGCACTGATACATTGGATACAACTGGTGAAGTTTTGGAAACCAAACCCGTTGGTAAACTTGAAAAAGAAATGCTTCTGCATGAGGCCTTTAAGCTTTCCGGTGAAATGGAAGTCGAAGTGCCGATTTACTCTGCGATTAAAATTCAGGGTAAAAAGCTTTACGAATATGCCCGTGAAGAAAAGGAAGTGGTGATCCCTAAAAAGGTCATGAACTTCTGGGATATTGAGTTCCTGGGAATGGGGGAGGATTGGGCTGAGTTCAATCTTCGCTGCTCTAAGGGAAGCTATATTCGCACTTGGGTGGATCTTTTGGGGCAGGCCATGGGGCCTGGGGCGGCAATGAGTGCGCTTCGTCGTACTTATTCAGCTCCTTACGTTTTGGAACAAGCGCAAACTTTGGAATTGATTGAAGACTGTGTGAAAAAAGGCACTTTTGGGCCTGCTTTCGTCAGCATGGAAGTCTCTTTGCCTCAAATCAAACGAATTCGAGTTAAGGGGCAGGATCAGGTGCTTTTGGGGAATGGGCAGATTAGTCATGACCTCAGAGCTCAGCTTATCTCACTCTTTAAGCCTGATGAGGACCAATATATCCAAATTCTTGCTCAAGATTCGGGCAAGCTTTTGGCTCTTATAGGGTTAGAATCAGGGCGCGGTTTTGTCCTAAAAAGAGTCTTTAAATATTAG